In one window of Vibrio sp. DW001 DNA:
- a CDS encoding LysR family transcriptional regulator, with amino-acid sequence MDIDQLHAFCQLAHDRNYRVASEHLCVTQSALTKKIKRLEKQLKVVLFERGRHGAELTQVGQILLPEAWRMIRNFESFQTLSNFVAEGTYGHLDIAFGISTYHEAPRYIAMFKQLCPDVHVTLNDMPSHNQIDELLLGNIQLGFDRLPIESPLASFPLFSDQLAIAVNCSDIIDEENLWSSLQQLNYLGLSRSKNPTINRQIDTYFLEVQQKPHLVQETDHILTLLALVSARLGYAVVPASAARISQAQIRFIPLSGLNVRWNVGLLWDIERPNPIRDKFIQEVKNNTSALVLGGVDIR; translated from the coding sequence ATGGATATAGATCAACTTCACGCTTTTTGTCAGCTAGCTCATGATAGAAACTATCGTGTCGCATCAGAACACCTTTGTGTTACGCAATCTGCGCTTACAAAAAAAATTAAGAGATTGGAAAAACAATTAAAAGTTGTATTGTTCGAACGAGGTCGTCACGGTGCAGAACTCACACAAGTCGGGCAAATATTGTTGCCTGAAGCTTGGCGAATGATTAGAAATTTCGAATCGTTTCAAACACTATCTAATTTCGTCGCGGAAGGAACTTATGGGCATTTAGACATCGCTTTTGGTATTTCCACTTACCATGAAGCGCCAAGATATATCGCCATGTTTAAACAACTATGCCCTGATGTGCATGTAACGCTCAACGATATGCCCTCACACAACCAAATCGATGAGTTACTGTTAGGTAATATACAACTTGGCTTTGATAGACTTCCTATCGAATCACCACTGGCTTCATTTCCTTTATTTTCTGATCAATTAGCTATAGCAGTGAATTGTAGTGACATTATTGACGAAGAAAATTTATGGTCTTCACTCCAACAATTGAATTATCTGGGCCTAAGCCGCAGCAAAAATCCGACAATAAACAGACAAATTGACACGTACTTTCTTGAGGTACAACAAAAGCCACATCTAGTGCAAGAAACCGACCATATTCTTACCCTACTTGCTCTGGTTTCAGCCCGCCTTGGATACGCTGTTGTTCCAGCAAGTGCTGCACGTATTAGTCAGGCACAAATCCGATTTATTCCTTTATCAGGGTTAAATGTGAGATGGAATGTAGGACTATTGTGGGACATCGAAAGACCAAATCCTATTAGGGACAAGTTCATCCAAGAGGTTAAAAACAATACAAGTGCATTGGTATTAGGCGGAGTAGACATCAGATAA
- a CDS encoding YgjV family protein, with amino-acid sequence MLNEYSIQALGFLAFGINLFAVSTVSDNRMRALICLSCITFSVHYTLMGAFVAGLNLFVNSIRAFVSLKFKGVKIFFIFLVIQISMSIYFYTEPRDILPAIASSLSCYALFCAEGMRMRIAFLFCTLLWMINAFIVGSYGGLLNDIFNAMVLCITIIRLYRISKLQESS; translated from the coding sequence ATGTTGAATGAATACAGTATCCAAGCACTCGGCTTTTTAGCATTTGGTATCAACCTCTTCGCTGTATCAACGGTAAGCGACAATCGAATGCGAGCCTTAATATGCTTATCATGTATTACTTTTTCTGTGCATTACACTTTGATGGGGGCATTTGTTGCAGGATTAAATCTGTTTGTGAACTCTATTCGAGCGTTCGTGTCCTTGAAGTTTAAAGGAGTAAAAATATTTTTTATATTTCTTGTGATTCAGATATCTATGAGTATTTATTTCTACACAGAACCTAGGGACATACTCCCTGCCATCGCTTCCTCGCTCAGTTGTTATGCGTTATTTTGTGCAGAAGGAATGCGAATGAGGATTGCATTCTTGTTCTGCACTCTTTTGTGGATGATAAATGCATTTATTGTTGGTTCATATGGTGGGTTATTGAATGATATTTTTAATGCGATGGTATTGTGCATTACTATTATTAGGTTGTATCGTATTAGTAAATTGCAGGAGTCATCTTAG
- a CDS encoding LacI family DNA-binding transcriptional regulator, which yields MKKRTTIADIARVLNINKSTVSRALNNPDRVSDELHARVKETCRELHYIPNNAAKTLASASSKSIVLLVSSFTNSVFSEIIRTAKIECELLGYNLLIGDSSYTPIGEEAVIEKYLQQNVDGFILTETLHSSKAQNLIKQSYIPTIEIMDIIDSPTFDANIGVDQYCAAKEITHYLIEKKNRKNIAFCSTWLDRRAQMRKKAWESTMQNHGLESHRFVNIKEHSSFQNGSNGLVEILQRWPDTDAIFFVNDDMAAGAIMESQRCSIHVGRDLDIVGFNDLEYASVISPRLTTIRVPRVEMAKLAVTSLIDLIEGRPLEQTTQVLPYKLVIRESA from the coding sequence ATGAAAAAAAGAACAACAATTGCTGATATTGCAAGAGTTCTTAATATCAATAAGTCTACTGTATCTCGGGCTCTTAATAATCCAGATCGGGTTTCCGACGAGCTTCACGCCAGAGTAAAAGAAACGTGCCGAGAGTTACATTACATACCAAACAATGCCGCGAAAACACTCGCATCTGCATCTAGCAAGTCTATCGTATTGTTGGTTTCTAGTTTTACCAACTCTGTTTTTTCAGAGATCATAAGGACGGCAAAAATAGAATGTGAACTATTAGGCTATAACTTGTTAATCGGTGACTCTTCCTATACCCCTATTGGCGAGGAGGCCGTTATTGAGAAATACCTTCAACAGAATGTCGATGGATTCATTTTGACAGAAACTCTGCATTCATCTAAAGCTCAAAACCTTATAAAACAGTCATATATACCTACCATAGAGATTATGGATATAATTGACTCTCCCACATTTGATGCCAACATTGGTGTAGATCAGTACTGCGCAGCAAAAGAAATAACCCATTATCTGATTGAAAAAAAGAACCGAAAAAACATAGCTTTTTGCTCCACGTGGTTAGACCGACGAGCTCAAATGCGAAAAAAAGCATGGGAATCTACCATGCAAAATCATGGACTGGAAAGCCATAGGTTCGTTAATATCAAAGAACATAGCTCTTTTCAAAATGGTTCTAATGGATTAGTAGAAATATTACAAAGATGGCCAGATACAGATGCTATATTTTTTGTAAACGATGATATGGCTGCCGGTGCTATTATGGAGAGTCAGCGTTGTAGTATACATGTAGGGAGAGATCTCGATATTGTTGGATTTAATGACCTTGAATACGCTTCAGTTATCAGCCCTAGACTAACTACAATCCGAGTTCCTAGAGTCGAAATGGCAAAATTAGCGGTAACGTCTTTAATCGATCTAATAGAAGGTCGTCCTTTAGAGCAGACGACTCAAGTGTTGCCGTATAAATTAGTCATAAGAGAAAGCGCATAA
- a CDS encoding dihydroxy-acid dehydratase translates to MMCNSKLDSITQQIVERSANTRANYLERLKLIKNDSPSISEFESSNAAHLFAGLDPQRKLIIQKKASRNLGIISSYNEMVSAHVPYGEYPNIIKDVSIREGHSAAFIGGVPAICDGIVQGYSGMEASLISRDIIAMSTAVPLACDVSDCAVLLGTCDKIVPGMLIGALSRGYLPVAFLPSGPMSTGISNSEKSKARQKFHEGTIDSDSLLDVECKCYHGHGTCTFFGTANTNQVMLEAIGLQLIDTGLSPVCGDKRQLISPVVKSLLKEDAPALYDVVTEQSIVNACVVWLATGGSTNHTIHMVAIARAAGIDLRWEDIDALSEIVPLLARIYPNGQADVNAFHAAGGVSSVMKQLIKLKLLHEEAICFNGQTLSEQLDRLNREITDNEIIAAYNAPFNLSGGIKLLSGNLGEGIMKVSSVEQSRLIVKAPARVFISQQDVYNAYVNGSLWTDVVVVVKNQGRMSNGMPELHKLIPLLSNIYDRGYQVALVTDGRLSGASGKIPSVVHVTPEAKRSGQIGLIKDGDLIEVNGVEGTLHCSALSGSQPVIPDSSDWSSQDIFDLLRLTSSHPSNGSMSYTDKIS, encoded by the coding sequence ATGATGTGTAACTCAAAATTGGATTCAATTACTCAGCAAATTGTTGAGCGAAGCGCTAATACCCGAGCTAACTATCTCGAGAGACTAAAGCTCATTAAAAATGATTCACCTAGCATATCTGAGTTCGAATCAAGCAACGCAGCTCATCTTTTTGCCGGTTTAGACCCTCAACGAAAACTCATTATTCAAAAAAAAGCATCCCGAAATTTAGGTATTATCAGCTCCTACAACGAAATGGTTTCAGCTCATGTTCCATATGGTGAATATCCAAATATAATTAAAGACGTGAGCATTCGTGAAGGTCATTCTGCAGCATTTATTGGTGGAGTCCCAGCTATCTGCGATGGCATTGTTCAAGGGTATTCAGGTATGGAGGCCTCACTAATAAGTAGAGACATCATTGCTATGTCCACTGCCGTTCCTTTAGCTTGTGATGTCTCTGATTGTGCCGTTTTGCTAGGAACGTGTGACAAAATTGTCCCCGGAATGCTCATTGGTGCATTATCTAGAGGGTATTTGCCTGTCGCGTTTCTACCTTCAGGACCTATGAGTACCGGCATAAGTAATTCAGAAAAATCAAAAGCTAGGCAAAAATTTCATGAAGGGACCATTGATAGTGACAGTCTTTTAGACGTTGAATGTAAATGCTACCACGGACATGGTACCTGTACTTTTTTTGGTACCGCCAACACAAATCAAGTCATGCTAGAAGCCATCGGATTACAACTTATCGATACAGGTCTGAGCCCGGTTTGTGGCGACAAACGACAGCTAATATCTCCAGTAGTGAAAAGCCTTCTCAAAGAAGATGCTCCAGCCCTTTATGATGTGGTTACCGAACAATCTATAGTTAACGCATGTGTCGTGTGGTTGGCTACCGGTGGGTCGACTAATCATACTATCCACATGGTCGCTATTGCTAGAGCCGCGGGTATTGATCTTCGTTGGGAAGATATTGACGCACTCTCTGAAATAGTACCTTTATTAGCACGAATCTATCCCAATGGTCAGGCTGATGTAAATGCATTTCATGCCGCAGGTGGTGTATCATCTGTAATGAAGCAACTAATAAAACTAAAACTCCTTCACGAAGAAGCTATTTGCTTCAACGGTCAAACATTAAGTGAACAGCTTGATCGACTAAATCGAGAAATCACAGACAACGAAATAATTGCCGCTTACAATGCGCCTTTTAACCTCTCTGGAGGCATAAAATTACTTAGCGGTAATTTAGGTGAAGGCATTATGAAGGTTTCTTCTGTAGAACAGAGTCGTTTAATAGTGAAGGCACCAGCAAGAGTATTCATTAGCCAACAAGATGTATATAATGCCTATGTAAACGGGAGCTTATGGACTGATGTCGTTGTGGTTGTTAAAAATCAGGGCCGCATGTCAAACGGTATGCCAGAACTGCATAAGCTTATACCCCTTCTGAGTAATATTTATGATAGAGGATATCAAGTTGCACTGGTGACAGATGGCCGCCTATCTGGTGCGTCAGGTAAGATACCTTCCGTTGTTCATGTGACCCCTGAAGCTAAAAGATCAGGTCAAATCGGTCTTATTAAAGATGGCGATTTAATTGAAGTCAATGGCGTTGAAGGCACATTACATTGTTCTGCGCTTTCAGGTTCACAACCTGTAATACCGGACTCATCTGACTGGTCTTCACAAGACATCTTTGACTTGCTTAGGTTGACATCCTCTCATCCGAGCAATGGTTCCATGAGTTATACTGATAAAATCAGTTAA
- a CDS encoding gluconokinase, translating into MNEKKIIFVMGVSGSGKSTVAKNISALISSNYIDADDHHPKKNVDKMASGTPLNDQDRLPWLNSLNLMATECIENEKSITIACSCLKPEYREILQKNISKDTVFIYLKGSLKVIQERMEKRKGHYFSGNSMLISQFEALVEPTSHEDINFFEVDIDENTIEEVTNLSISKLGYCYDV; encoded by the coding sequence ATGAATGAGAAAAAAATTATTTTTGTTATGGGGGTTTCTGGGTCAGGTAAGAGCACTGTAGCAAAAAATATTTCAGCTTTAATATCAAGTAATTACATAGACGCAGATGATCATCACCCTAAAAAAAACGTGGATAAAATGGCCAGTGGAACCCCACTCAATGATCAAGACAGGTTGCCATGGCTCAATTCTCTAAATTTAATGGCAACCGAGTGCATTGAAAACGAGAAGTCCATCACGATTGCATGTTCTTGTTTAAAGCCGGAATATAGGGAGATTCTTCAGAAAAACATATCTAAAGATACTGTTTTCATTTACCTAAAAGGTTCATTGAAAGTCATTCAAGAAAGAATGGAAAAACGAAAAGGCCACTATTTCTCTGGTAATTCGATGCTTATAAGTCAGTTTGAAGCTTTAGTGGAGCCGACCTCACATGAAGATATAAATTTCTTTGAAGTTGATATAGACGAAAACACCATAGAAGAAGTCACTAACCTTTCTATTAGTAAACTGGGATATTGTTATGATGTGTAA
- a CDS encoding alcohol dehydrogenase catalytic domain-containing protein, with translation MLVKSKAIKVSGPKKLSIDEVMLDDSNDGVLVKVTRGGICGSDIHYFNEGGIGDFKLLHPMTLGHEVIGVEVESGRRVAINPSKPCNKCKYCLDGISNQCVDMEFFGSAMRNPHVNGGFSEYVQVRADQLISYDENISDDVMAFAEPLAVAIHAVNQSGGVLGKKVLVTGCGPIGCLIIAACSAAGASEIVATDLSERCREIATVIGASSVYDAGDEALNQYSENKGYFDVSFEASGAIPAIHHCIDVTKAYGNFVQVGMRPGMVEIPLTKILAKEIKFSGSFRFTSEFVTAVEWLEKGLIDPLPLLTKTFDYKEIIGAIELANDKNKAMKVQISFKD, from the coding sequence ATGTTAGTAAAGTCAAAGGCTATTAAAGTTTCAGGGCCAAAAAAATTGAGCATTGACGAAGTGATGTTAGATGACTCAAACGACGGTGTTTTGGTCAAAGTAACACGCGGTGGAATCTGTGGTTCTGATATTCACTATTTCAATGAAGGTGGTATCGGTGATTTTAAATTATTGCACCCAATGACATTAGGGCATGAAGTCATCGGTGTTGAAGTTGAATCAGGTCGACGCGTCGCAATTAACCCAAGTAAGCCTTGTAATAAATGCAAATACTGTTTAGACGGAATATCAAATCAATGTGTTGATATGGAGTTTTTTGGAAGTGCGATGAGAAACCCTCATGTTAATGGTGGTTTTTCTGAGTACGTACAAGTTCGCGCCGATCAGTTGATTTCGTATGATGAGAATATTAGCGATGATGTAATGGCGTTCGCTGAACCTCTGGCAGTTGCAATACATGCAGTCAATCAATCTGGAGGTGTACTTGGAAAAAAAGTATTGGTTACAGGTTGTGGACCTATTGGTTGCCTAATTATAGCGGCGTGTTCTGCAGCTGGCGCGAGTGAAATTGTGGCGACAGATTTGTCTGAGCGCTGTAGAGAAATAGCAACCGTTATAGGCGCGAGTTCTGTTTATGATGCTGGCGATGAAGCACTTAACCAGTATTCTGAAAACAAAGGATATTTTGACGTTTCATTCGAAGCATCAGGTGCTATCCCTGCTATCCATCATTGTATCGATGTGACAAAGGCATACGGGAATTTTGTTCAAGTAGGAATGCGCCCAGGGATGGTAGAGATACCATTAACAAAGATCTTAGCGAAAGAAATTAAATTTTCAGGTTCGTTCCGCTTTACAAGCGAATTTGTTACCGCTGTTGAATGGCTAGAAAAGGGCTTAATTGACCCATTACCACTATTAACAAAAACATTTGATTA